GGAAGTACCACATCATCGGCAACTACGTGCTCAACGGCGTCAAACCACCCCGCCACCCGTGGAATTGATTCGTACCGCACCGATGAGTTTTCCGCCGCCTCTGGCGGCGGCAATCCAGACACAACGCCGAAAAATCAGCCATTTATCGATCACTAATAACCACCCATTCAATTAGGAGGTTTCAACCGCAGAATTTTTATGATTAAACACCAAGCGCTAGGGGTTGGCATTTGCGTGGAAGTTAGCGTAGAGTCTTAAAACTGTGTTTGCATGGGTCGCCGAAAATCGTGACCTGATGCAGTAGATCTACTGATCCGCTACATCCCGCTCGACGTCGCATTACTCCTTGCAACCAGTATCAGCCCCTCACGAAGAGTAGGGCTGTCATCAACTCAAGTTTCAAGGAAATACAAAAATGTCGAATCGTCAGAACGGTACCGTCAAGTGGTTTAACGACGAAAAAGGTTTTGGTTTTATCACTCCAGAAAGCGGTCCGGATCTGTTCGTGCATTTCCGCGCGATCCAAGGCAATGGCTTCAAGAGCCTGAAAGAAGGCCAGAAAGTCAGCTTTATCGCTGTGCAAGGTCAGAAAGGCATGCAGGCTGACGAAGTTCAAATCGAACAATAAGTCTGACGCTTTGAAAAACCCCTGATGTTCGCATCAGGGGTTTTTTTATGCCTGCTCAACGGCATGCTAACCTTGGCACTTCTTTGCCAGACTGATTGAAGACCTGACCATGTCAAAACACCTGCTGCGTCCTCAGGGCGACTTCCCCAACGCAGGCTTGATCCGCCGACTTGCCGCTATCTTCTATGACTTCTTGCTGTGCGTGGCACTGCTAATTGTCGTGACCTTCATCTACAAATTGATTCTGATGGGCTTTTACGGCGCTGATGAACTGCGAAAAATGTCCGACTCAGGCGCATTAGATGGCGACCCGCTGCTGTCGACGATTCTCTTTTTTAGCCTGTTCGGTTTCTTTGCAAAATTCTGGACCCACAATGGGCAGACCCTGGGCATGCAGGTCTGGGGCCTACGTGTGCAGAATGCCGACGGCACTGCCATCACCCTGTGGCAGGCAATGCTGCGTTTCCTGGTTGCTATTGGTTCATGGCTGATTGTCGGGCTGGGCTATCTATGGGTGCTCTGGGACAAAGAGAAACGCACATGGCACGACATCTATTCAGAGACGCGCGTCGTGCAACTACCTAAGAATATCCATAAGAAGTAGCCACTTCGTTGCGTGCTCGTGCCAGCGCTTAGGGGCTGGCACGAGCAATGCCCTGAGGTCAATGAAGGCTATGCCTTTCAGCCCCTGCAATGAGGATGCTTTTCACGCTTTCCGGGGGCAGCGGCCTGGAATACCAATAACCTTGTGCGATGTCGCAGCCTCGGTCCCTGAGGAAGTCGCGCTGAGCCTGGTTTTCCACACCTTCGGCCACCACCTTCATATCCAGCGAATGCCCCAGAGCAATGATCGCCTCAATAACCGGCTCACTGACGGTATCAGGCAATATTTTGCTGACGAAAGCGCGGTCGATCTTCAACGTACTAGCGGGCAAGGTCGCAAGCTGGCTCAACGAGGAGTAACCCGTACCAAAATCGTCAATAGCAATGCTGAAGCCTTCAGCGTGCAGGGCCAAAATCAGCTGCATCTGCTCTTCAGTATGATTGAGGGCCGCACCTTCAGTGATTTCTAACTCAATGGCCGATACAGGTACTGAGTAGGTCTGGAGGGTACTCATCATCACTTCCTTGAACCCCCAGCTCTCCAGCTGGCGGGTAGAAATGTTGACGGCAATCTGCGGAACATCCAAGCCCGCGTCTACCCACTCACGCCACTGCTTGCAGGCATTTTCAAACACCCACTGACCAATTCTGACAATCAGCCCATTGGTTTCGGCAAACGGGATAAAACGTGCCGGGCTAACAGCGCCCCACTCGGGATGATGCCAGCGAATCAGTGCCTCTAACCCCTGCAGGCGATCATTCTTCAAATCAATCTTAGGCTGGTAAACCAGCGTGAAGAGATCGTTTTCCAGTGCCTGATGAATCCCTAACTCAAGCTCGGCTGCCGACTTGGTACGCTCCTCCAAGTCATCACTGAAAAACATCAACTCATGCCGACCGCGGGACTTCGCCTCGCGCAAAGCCGCCTGTGCCCTGCGCATCAGCATCTCACTGGTTGCACCGTTCTCAGGGCATATGCTGATGCCAGCACAGGCAGTCAGGTTGTAGTTCTGCTTCTCGATGTAATAAGGCTCTGACAAGCGACTTTGCAGGCGATGGCTAACCGCTCCCAAGTCCTCAGCACGCTCCATCCCATCAAGCAGCACGATGAACTCGTCCGCGTTCAGTCGGGCGCACAAGTCCCCTTTAGCCAGAGAATGGTAAATGCGGTCAGCAGCCATTTTCAGTGCGACATCACCCGCCGTATGGCTATGGGTTTCATTGATGATGTCGAAGCAATCAAGGTTGAGCAGAATGATGCCGCAACGGTACCCCTCTTTACTTAGGCGCACAGAAAGTTCATCAGAAAATCCCTGACGATTAAGCAGCCCTGTCAGCGAGTCATGGGCTGCCATGTAGGCAATCTGCTCCTTCGCCAACATCTGATCAGTCACATCGACCCCAAAGCCCTGGAACTCCCATGACCCCAGATGCTCACCCTCATGAAGTTGGCGCACACGCCACTCAATCCACCGTGTACCACCGTCAGCGGGTGACATGCGAGTCAGCAGCGTTCTTACATCTTGCTCGGTCGCGTCATCTACCTTGTCAAACAGGCGCTTAACCAAAATACGGTCATCGTTGTGGATAAGCTCAAGGAAACTCATACCCAAGAGGCGCTCAGTTCTTTCCTCTCGAAATAAACGCCCCATGGCTGGGTTGATGAAGGTCAGGCGCAACGCGCTGTCCAGACGGATAATCAATTCCGTCTGACTTTCAACAATCTCGCGATAGCGCTGCTCTGCCAAGTGCAGTTTGCTTAACGCATTCTTGTAGTCAGAGAGGTCGTGGCAAATACCCACATAGAGTCTGCCGATCGGTGTATCGGCGCGCCCCACTGAAAGGTGCATGGGGAATACAACCCCCGTGCTTTTCAGGCCCTCTACATCACGTCCAGTGCCGATGATTTTGGCGTGCCCTGAGTGGTGATAGTTACTCATGTAGCCATCATGCTTGGACGCATAATTTTCAGGCATCAGGCAAGAGATGTTGCGTCCCAGTACTTGCTCAGCCGAATAGCAAAACAGCTTTTCAGCCCCGGCGTTGAAAAGCTTGATTTGGCCTCGCTCATCAATGGCGATAATGCCGTCCGCAGCTGCCTCAAGAATGGCACTCTGCAAACCAAAAGCGGTACGTAATTGCTCAATATCCAGCTCTTCTACAGATGAAGAGCCCAGCAAGTTAGAACTAGGCACTGAAGCGCTCCGTCAGTCCATGCAGATCAGCAGCGGTTTTTTCCAGGGCCTGCCCTCTTTCACTGGTTTGGGTGGCGGTTGCCAGACTCTCGTCAGCTGACTCGGCAATGTGGTTAATCTGCCGAGAAATGTCTTCGGCAACATGGGCCTGTTGCTCGGCTGCTGCAGCCATTTGCTGACTCATACCATTAATGGTTGCCATAGCCGCACGAATACCTTCGAGGGCCAGCTGCGTTTCGCTCACACGCTCAACGCCTTGCTCAGCGTCTTCATTACCGCGACGCGCAACTTCGACAGCATGTCGGGCACTCTCCCGAAGCTTGCCAACGATGCTCTGGATAAACACCGTCGACTCGCGGGTTTTCTCCGCGAGCGAACGCACCTCGTCAGCCACAACAGCAAAACCGCGGCCCTGTTCGCCCGCGCGCGCAGCTTCAATGGCCGCATTCAGCGCCAACAGGTTGGTTTGATCCGCGATAGACTGAATCAAGGACGCCGCAGAATTGATCTGCTCCGTTTCACTGGCAAGATTTTCAACAGCGGAGGTAATCTCATCCACGGTGACGGAAAGCGCCTGGATGACCTTCAACGTATTGTGTGCAACTTCTCCACTTCGCTCGACCAACAGGGAAGCACTCTCTGCCTCCTGCGCCGTAAACTGGATATTTGAAGCCACCTCATTAATAGAAGCCGTCATTTCGGTTGTCGCTGTAGCCGCCATCTCAGCTTCAGCCAACTGATCTTCCAGGGCCTGCTTGGTCTTGCTGGCCAGAGACTGAGCATCAGCAGCCGCTTCACTGGTCTGGTAGGCATAATCATCAAGGCGAGTCAGAGCCGTACGCAGCCGTGCGCCCTCACTGATCAACACCATACGCAGCCGTGCTGTGATATCACGATCGTTGGTGAATACCTGTGCCGCCACCGGGTTATCAAATGCCGTTGGGGCCTCTTGAGCAATCGCCGCGCTGACTCGGGAGCGGAAATGTCGTGTCGCAAGAATGCCGGCGGCAACCGCGCTAATCAGCGGAACTGCGCAAACAATTGGCTCGGCCCCGACAGCGAATGCGACACCAGCCCCAGCGATACCGGCGAGTAAAGGTTTCCAGAAGCCTCGCTGAATGAAGCGGGTTACAAATGAGCCTGACACGCCGCCATGGCCGGCCTTAATGTTTTTGTAAAGGGCTTCAGCGCGCTCCACTCGCTCGCGGCTCGGCTTAGTTCGGACAGACTCATAGCCGACGACCTGAGCGTTTTCCATCACGGGCGTGATGAACGCCTCCACCCAGTAAAAATCACCGTTTTTACAGCGGTTTTTCACCACCCCCATCCAGCACTGCCCGGCTTG
The Pseudomonas mendocina DNA segment above includes these coding regions:
- a CDS encoding RDD family protein; translation: MSKHLLRPQGDFPNAGLIRRLAAIFYDFLLCVALLIVVTFIYKLILMGFYGADELRKMSDSGALDGDPLLSTILFFSLFGFFAKFWTHNGQTLGMQVWGLRVQNADGTAITLWQAMLRFLVAIGSWLIVGLGYLWVLWDKEKRTWHDIYSETRVVQLPKNIHKK
- a CDS encoding cold-shock protein, with translation MSNRQNGTVKWFNDEKGFGFITPESGPDLFVHFRAIQGNGFKSLKEGQKVSFIAVQGQKGMQADEVQIEQ
- a CDS encoding methyl-accepting chemotaxis protein produces the protein MYRNSSSTGSERTFDHSQRLISATDKAGIILYCNDEFEAVSGFSRSELIGSPHNIVRHSDMPASVFEHMWQCLQAGQCWMGVVKNRCKNGDFYWVEAFITPVMENAQVVGYESVRTKPSRERVERAEALYKNIKAGHGGVSGSFVTRFIQRGFWKPLLAGIAGAGVAFAVGAEPIVCAVPLISAVAAGILATRHFRSRVSAAIAQEAPTAFDNPVAAQVFTNDRDITARLRMVLISEGARLRTALTRLDDYAYQTSEAAADAQSLASKTKQALEDQLAEAEMAATATTEMTASINEVASNIQFTAQEAESASLLVERSGEVAHNTLKVIQALSVTVDEITSAVENLASETEQINSAASLIQSIADQTNLLALNAAIEAARAGEQGRGFAVVADEVRSLAEKTRESTVFIQSIVGKLRESARHAVEVARRGNEDAEQGVERVSETQLALEGIRAAMATINGMSQQMAAAAEQQAHVAEDISRQINHIAESADESLATATQTSERGQALEKTAADLHGLTERFSA
- a CDS encoding EAL domain-containing protein, with product MPSSNLLGSSSVEELDIEQLRTAFGLQSAILEAAADGIIAIDERGQIKLFNAGAEKLFCYSAEQVLGRNISCLMPENYASKHDGYMSNYHHSGHAKIIGTGRDVEGLKSTGVVFPMHLSVGRADTPIGRLYVGICHDLSDYKNALSKLHLAEQRYREIVESQTELIIRLDSALRLTFINPAMGRLFREERTERLLGMSFLELIHNDDRILVKRLFDKVDDATEQDVRTLLTRMSPADGGTRWIEWRVRQLHEGEHLGSWEFQGFGVDVTDQMLAKEQIAYMAAHDSLTGLLNRQGFSDELSVRLSKEGYRCGIILLNLDCFDIINETHSHTAGDVALKMAADRIYHSLAKGDLCARLNADEFIVLLDGMERAEDLGAVSHRLQSRLSEPYYIEKQNYNLTACAGISICPENGATSEMLMRRAQAALREAKSRGRHELMFFSDDLEERTKSAAELELGIHQALENDLFTLVYQPKIDLKNDRLQGLEALIRWHHPEWGAVSPARFIPFAETNGLIVRIGQWVFENACKQWREWVDAGLDVPQIAVNISTRQLESWGFKEVMMSTLQTYSVPVSAIELEITEGAALNHTEEQMQLILALHAEGFSIAIDDFGTGYSSLSQLATLPASTLKIDRAFVSKILPDTVSEPVIEAIIALGHSLDMKVVAEGVENQAQRDFLRDRGCDIAQGYWYSRPLPPESVKSILIAGAERHSLH